The Ectothiorhodospiraceae bacterium BW-2 nucleotide sequence CCTCTGGCGCCGCCCGCTGAAACAGCAGAGCGACCAGCCAAGCACGATCTGACCATGGCGGTAACGAAGATGCAGCATACCAAAGTTTCGATTGTAGCATAACCTTTAGTGGCAACAGCACGGTTTCCGGCTCGCGTCTGCCGTAGGCAAACGCCTCTAAATCGTCATAATCTTCGCGCTCAAGCCGCTGTGGTAGCGGCAGATCGGCACCTATCCGCCACACCAGCTCACTCTCTAGGCGCTGTAAAGCACCTAGCAGTAGCTGCCACCACTGCGGGGCGTAACGGGATAAAAAGTGGTGCTCGGCCGCTCGGCCCGCCTCAGAGAGGCCATGCAGCATCACTAACGAGCGTCGGCCACTGCTGCGATTTATTTTAAGGGCACAATAGCCGCAACGCCATGAGAGGCTGTGCCAAAAATCGATTAACGCACTATCCGCGGCAAACAGCGCCCCGATCATATCGATCCCCTGTCGCTGTAGCTGCTGCTGTAGTGTCGTGATTAACTTTCGCCCCAATCCACGCCGTTGTAGTGATGGCTCGACCGCCACTCGGACGATTCGTGCCCAGCGCAGTCCTCCACTAGAGGCTAGACCGACATGGTTAATGAGCGTCTGCACCAATAGGTGCCCCCGCGGACGGCGCACATTGAACCGCACCGCCTCGCTCAGCGCGGGCGGCAGCTCCCCCTCCATCGCCACCATCGCCACCGCAAGCAGGGTGCTCTCTGGCGTCCAGAGGCCAAACAGGCGTATATTTGGCCCATCCAGCAGATGGCGCAGATCGAGCGGTGTGGTCTGATAATGGGCCGCAACCAGTAACTCAAATAGCTGCTGTAACAGCGGCTCCTGCTGCCATAGCGCCTCGCGGTTAAACTCCCGCAACACCACTCTATCGAGATCGGGCACCCAAACCGACTCGGCGCTAGGCTGGCTCTCTAAGAGCAGTAGCTGGCGGCTCCACGGCTCTAACTTATCGTCGCTCAACCAGCGCTGCGGCTGCTGTAGCTGACATAGCTGCCAGTTCGGTAGCTCCCTCTTAAGCCAAGGCAGTAGTCGCAACTGAAAGCCGCGACCACTGCCCTCATATCCATCCACGGTGGTCGCTAGTACCAGTCGCGGCAGCGAGATCAACCACTGCTGGAGCCGCTCTAACGGTAGTGTCGCGGCCTCATCCACCACCACCCAGTCGGCACCGCTTACATCGGCATCTGTGGCACAACAGTAGCGTAGCTGTCGCCCGCGCCAAGTTAGGCCGTTACGATCCAGTCTCGCCCCCGGTAGCTGGCGTCTCGCCTGTTCAAAGAGCGTTGTCACCATAGAGCGCTGCAACGCCACCACCACGATATGGCCTAGCTTGCGTTTGAGTAGCGCTGCGGCGGCCAACCCTAGCAGGGTACTCTTCCCCCGCCCGCGATCGGCCAAAATAACCACCGGACGGTAGCGGTGACCGGTCGCGTTGCGCTCTAAATAGGCGAGCGCCCGAATCTGCTCGGCACGGGTCAAATTGAGTCCTAAGGGGGGCTGCCGTAGCTGCTGTAACAGCGCCAAATTTTGCCAACCCCCTCCCCTCGCAGCGGCCACTTCAGCGACAAAGAGCGGCGGTTTCGCGACAGATAAAAAGCGCACTAACCGCTGTTGATACCGCCTATCCAGCGCCTCGGCCTGCCACGGATAGACCGCTAACCGCTGCTGAACTCGATCTGGCCACCCCTGTGGCCAGCACCGCGTCGGGGGGAGTAACCAGATCAGCACCCCACCCCCTTGCAGCGCCCCGACTGCGGCGGCAAACTGGTTCGGATCAAAGTCGTGGTGGCTAGAGAGCAGCAGCAGACGATACTCCGCACCGATAATCGCCTCGGGGCGATCTGAGGGCTGCAAAGAGCGCCACAGCAAGGCGGGGAGGTGCCGACAGTACCACTTGGCGATAGCGCGACACTCGTCCTCCTCACCACAGAGCAGCCAGATCGCCCGCTGCCCCTGTTGCAAAAAGCGGCAGAGCGCGTTGAAATCGAAACTAGCGTTCAACCATCGTCCTCGGCAGTAACCACGGTAACTGTAGTGATCGCCCCTGTAGTTCTGGATTGGGCACCACGCCAAATAGCTGTGCCATGCGCTCAGGCGTCAACACCTTTGCCGCCTCCCCCTCAGCGACCAGCTTCCCCTGCTGTAACAGCACCACTTTAGAGCTAAAATGGGCCGCTAGCTGCAGATTATGCACCACAAGAAGCAGAGCCCCCCCCTGCTGGCAAAAGCGCTCTAACTGCTGCATAAGCTGTAGTTGATGCGCCAAATCGAGCGCCGCCACCGGCTCATCCACCAAGAGAAGTTGCGGCTCACCGACTAGGACTCGCGCTAAGAGCAGCCGCGCCCGCTCCCCCCCCGAGAGGGTATCGGCACGCCGTTTTCGCAAAGGGAGCAGATCGCACTCGGCCAATACCCGCTCAATGAAGGGGGCCGCCGCCCTCACGCTCTGCATTGAGCCGCCATAGGGGTAGCGCCCTAGCGCCACCAACTGCTCCACCGAGACCCCCCAGGCGATCTCCCCCTGCTGTGCCAAATAGCCAATTTTTTGTGCCCGCTGCACCAGCCCCCAGCGATGGAGCGGCTGCCCCTGCAACCAGATCTCGCCGCGACTTGGGGTCAGCAGCCCCGCTAATAGCTTCAACAGGGTCGATTTACCGGCACCATTCGGGCCGACCAGCGCCACCATCTCGCCGGCACCAACCCGACAGCTCACCCCCTGTAACAACAGGGTGCGCTGATAGCCAAACGAAATATCTTTAACCGTTAACATCAACCCTCAACCACGCCTCCCCACTCAGCGCCGCAAGATTAGCCACAAAAAGAGCGGCGCTCCCAGCAGCGCCGTCACGACCCCCACCTTAAGATCGCCATGAGTCGGCAATAGGCGGGTAACGATGTCGGCCAAGAGTAGCAGAGTAGCGCCACCGAGGGCACTCACCCCCAGTAGATCGGAGGGCTGCTCCCCGACCCAGAGCCGCATCAGATGAGGCACCACCAGCCCGATAAAGCCGATAGCGCCACACACCGCCACCACCGGCCCAACCGTTAAGGCAGTACCCACTAAGACCACCAAACGCAAGCGAGTTAAATCGACCCCTAACGTCGCTGCACTCTCCTCCCCTAGCGTTAACGCATCAAGCGCTCGACCACTACGCCACAGCAGTAGCGCCCCCACTCCCACCCCCGGCAGCAGCAGCCAAAACTCGTGCCACGAGAGGTTAGCGAGCGAGCCGAGCAGCCATAACAGCATCTCTTTCACCGCATAGGCGCTCGGCGCTAAATTGAGCAGTAGCGAGATTAGCGCCATCGCCAATGAGTTCACCGCAATACCGGCCAAAATGAGCGTTAGCGTAGAGATACCGCCGCCGGCCAAACGATAGACCACAACCGTCACCAACAGCGCACCGATCACCCCCCCGAGCGGCAGCGCCAACGGCCAGAGCAGATAGAGACCAAAATAGAGGCTAATGACCGCCCCAAGCGCCGCCCCCGAAGCGCTGCCCATCAGTTCGGGCGCCGCTAACGGGTTACGCAGTAGCCCCTGCATCACCGCTCCGGCTAAACCGAGTGCCGCGCCAGCCGTTAGCGCGATGAGCGTGCGCGGTAACCGAATTTCGACCAAAATCGTCACAAAGGGGTGCGCCTCACCCGACCACCAGCGCTGTAGCGTTTCGAGTAACGGTAGCGGCTCCGCCCCAAGCGTCAATGAGAGTAGCGAGAGCAGTAGCAGCGGCAGCCCCCCCCATACCACTCGATACCCCCCGATCACTGCCTCCTCTCCCTACGAATATGGTAGAGCTGCTCAATCGCCTCGGCGATCTGTGGCGTAGCGCAGATCCAGTAGCGATAGTCGATATCGATCACCTGACGCCCCGCCATTAACCGCCTCAGCGCCGGGTGCTGTAGCAGCAGTTCGGCACGAGAGAGGGGTTCGCTACCGTAACGGGAGGTAAAGATTTGGCTAGGCTCTGCCACCACCAGATGCTCCAGCGCTATCGGCGCATACCCCTCCACCCCTAAATCGGCCGCCACATTACGCCAACCCGCTAGCTCCAGCGCCGTATGTTGCAAGGTATCACGACCGGTCGTGTAGCCATCGGGCTGAAAAAAGAGCGCCGCAACCCTCTCCGATTCGTTGGACGGCACAATGCGTGACAGACGCTGAGCCAGCGCCCGACTCACCCTCTGCCCTCGCTGCGCCGTACCTAGCCAGTGGGCGACCTGTTCGATAGTGGCCCTAATCGCCTCAATCGTCGTTGCAGCGGCCACGATCTCGACCCTTATCCCAAGCTGGCGTAGCTGCTGCAGTAGCTGCGGTGAACTATATTGGTGAGCTAACACCAGATCGGGCTGTCGCGCCAAAATCTCCTCGACTCGACCCCGATGGGCTTGAAATCGGGCCGCAGTTGCCGCCATCAACGAACTCTGTGGCTGCTGCACCAGATAGCTGACGGCGGCAATCTGTTCGGCATCGGCTAGCAGCAGCAGTAGCTGATCGCTACAGAGATTGACCGACACGACCCGCTGCGGCACCTCCCCCCTAACCGCACCGACCACCATCAGGAGGGCTAAGAGGGGTAACCACTGAGCAGCCTTGCGCCTCATCTACTGCCCCATGTTAAAACTCACCATCCAGCTTCGCCCATCAGTGTGGTAGCCCTTAATTTGCTGGTACTCCCTGTCGAGCAGATTACTCACCTTCGCCTCTAACTGCAGATGGCGATGGAGACGGTAATCGAAGCGCAGATCGAGCGTGGCATAGCCGCCAACCTCAGTTAAGTTCTGCTTATCGCTATAGCTGCCACCGCGACCATTGAGCTGTGTCGCTAGACCATAGTGCGCCTCTCGATAGCCGATCTGTAACCGACCGCTCTGCTGTGGTCGATTCGGCAACAACTTATCACTAGCCACATCTCGTGGTGTGAGCCAAGTGTAGAACAGTTCACTAAACCACCCCCCGTTTTGCCAATCGAGCTCTAACTCAACCCCCTCAATCATCGCCTGATCGACATTGGCATTAGTCGCCTCGCTAATGAGATTAAACTCAGCATCATACTCGGCCGGAAGATAGATAATCATCTCATCAATGCGATTACGAAAGCCGCGTAGCGCCCACTGACTCGCCCCATACTCGCCCTTTAACCCCAGCTCAAACGAACGCGATCTCTCAACCGCCAGCTCGGGATTGCCGCCATAGCCATAGAGATCGAGAAAATGGGGGGCACGAAAGGCGGTGCCAAAGCCTGCGGTGAGTTGAAACCGAGGCACAAAGCGCCAACCCCACTCCACATTGCCACTTTGATACTCCCCATAGGCGTCGTTATCGTCCCACCGGCCACCGATAGCGACGCTGTAGTTCAACTCCTCATGCAGATAGTTCATAAATAGCGCCCGATTATCGCGCTCACTCTGGCTAAACACCGCATCGCGTCCACCCACGCCATCACCGAGCCACTCGCCCCCCACCGTCAACAGCCCCCTATCGCTTAGATAGAGGTTGTTCTGCCAGTTTAACTGCTGGCGTCGGGTGTGGTACTGATAGGTTGAGAGGCCATCGGCCAAAAAGTCGCGACTATCGCGGCTATAACCTAGGGTGAGCCCCATATCCCAGCTCTCGTTAACCACCCAATCAACCCCTAGCTCCCCTGAGCGCAGAGAAGTTTCGGTCGTATCATCAACAGTCAGCCCCCCCCACTCGGGGGAGGTATCGTAGTCCGCCTCGCCGTCACTCAAAAGCAGAGTGAACCGACTCTTAAACCGCTCGCCATACCCCTCACGCCAACTGAGGCTAGCGCTGGTCTGCTGATAGCCATCGTTATCGGGGTGACTCCCCGCCATCGCTGAAAAACCATCACTACGACGACCGCTAAGCTGCATCGACAGCGAGCGCTCCCCCGCTGTCGCCTGTAGCAGCGCACGGGTGTGGTAAGTAGCGTCACTCCCCACCCCCAGACGAACTTGGGTTCGGTTCGCCTCACTACGGCGGGTAATAAGGTGGATCACCCCGCCGACGGCATCGGCACCATAGAGCTGGGAACGGGGGCCTCGGACTATCTCAATTCGTTCGATTTGCGCCGGATCGATAAGCTCTAAAGGGGCCGAACCAGAGGTCGATTCGTTAATGCGCACCCCATCGAGCAGCACAACCGTATGTTTTGAGGCCGTCCCTCGCAACATCATCGACCCAACCTGCCCCGCCGGCCCCTGATTAGAGACGACCACCCCTGGCAGACCATTGAGCAGTTCGGTCAGATCACGCGGCTGCTG carries:
- a CDS encoding ABC transporter ATP-binding protein, whose protein sequence is MLTVKDISFGYQRTLLLQGVSCRVGAGEMVALVGPNGAGKSTLLKLLAGLLTPSRGEIWLQGQPLHRWGLVQRAQKIGYLAQQGEIAWGVSVEQLVALGRYPYGGSMQSVRAAAPFIERVLAECDLLPLRKRRADTLSGGERARLLLARVLVGEPQLLLVDEPVAALDLAHQLQLMQQLERFCQQGGALLLVVHNLQLAAHFSSKVVLLQQGKLVAEGEAAKVLTPERMAQLFGVVPNPELQGRSLQLPWLLPRTMVER
- a CDS encoding iron ABC transporter permease, producing MIGGYRVVWGGLPLLLLSLLSLTLGAEPLPLLETLQRWWSGEAHPFVTILVEIRLPRTLIALTAGAALGLAGAVMQGLLRNPLAAPELMGSASGAALGAVISLYFGLYLLWPLALPLGGVIGALLVTVVVYRLAGGGISTLTLILAGIAVNSLAMALISLLLNLAPSAYAVKEMLLWLLGSLANLSWHEFWLLLPGVGVGALLLWRSGRALDALTLGEESAATLGVDLTRLRLVVLVGTALTVGPVVAVCGAIGFIGLVVPHLMRLWVGEQPSDLLGVSALGGATLLLLADIVTRLLPTHGDLKVGVVTALLGAPLFLWLILRR
- a CDS encoding TonB-dependent receptor; translation: MLPQYLPVATVATLTLAVSTISSGLNAADLQLDPLYVTANRMPQTLNATVAAVTVITSEEIARQQPRDLTELLNGLPGVVVSNQGPAGQVGSMMLRGTASKHTVVLLDGVRINESTSGSAPLELIDPAQIERIEIVRGPRSQLYGADAVGGVIHLITRRSEANRTQVRLGVGSDATYHTRALLQATAGERSLSMQLSGRRSDGFSAMAGSHPDNDGYQQTSASLSWREGYGERFKSRFTLLLSDGEADYDTSPEWGGLTVDDTTETSLRSGELGVDWVVNESWDMGLTLGYSRDSRDFLADGLSTYQYHTRRQQLNWQNNLYLSDRGLLTVGGEWLGDGVGGRDAVFSQSERDNRALFMNYLHEELNYSVAIGGRWDDNDAYGEYQSGNVEWGWRFVPRFQLTAGFGTAFRAPHFLDLYGYGGNPELAVERSRSFELGLKGEYGASQWALRGFRNRIDEMIIYLPAEYDAEFNLISEATNANVDQAMIEGVELELDWQNGGWFSELFYTWLTPRDVASDKLLPNRPQQSGRLQIGYREAHYGLATQLNGRGGSYSDKQNLTEVGGYATLDLRFDYRLHRHLQLEAKVSNLLDREYQQIKGYHTDGRSWMVSFNMGQ
- a CDS encoding GNAT family N-acetyltransferase; the protein is MAWCPIQNYRGDHYSYRGYCRGRWLNASFDFNALCRFLQQGQRAIWLLCGEEDECRAIAKWYCRHLPALLWRSLQPSDRPEAIIGAEYRLLLLSSHHDFDPNQFAAAVGALQGGGVLIWLLPPTRCWPQGWPDRVQQRLAVYPWQAEALDRRYQQRLVRFLSVAKPPLFVAEVAAARGGGWQNLALLQQLRQPPLGLNLTRAEQIRALAYLERNATGHRYRPVVILADRGRGKSTLLGLAAAALLKRKLGHIVVVALQRSMVTTLFEQARRQLPGARLDRNGLTWRGRQLRYCCATDADVSGADWVVVDEAATLPLERLQQWLISLPRLVLATTVDGYEGSGRGFQLRLLPWLKRELPNWQLCQLQQPQRWLSDDKLEPWSRQLLLLESQPSAESVWVPDLDRVVLREFNREALWQQEPLLQQLFELLVAAHYQTTPLDLRHLLDGPNIRLFGLWTPESTLLAVAMVAMEGELPPALSEAVRFNVRRPRGHLLVQTLINHVGLASSGGLRWARIVRVAVEPSLQRRGLGRKLITTLQQQLQRQGIDMIGALFAADSALIDFWHSLSWRCGYCALKINRSSGRRSLVMLHGLSEAGRAAEHHFLSRYAPQWWQLLLGALQRLESELVWRIGADLPLPQRLEREDYDDLEAFAYGRREPETVLLPLKVMLQSKLWYAASSLPPWSDRAWLVALLFQRAAPEEIGRLSGGRRQWVERLRAYCRQWLQSDLFD
- a CDS encoding cobalamin ABC transporter substrate-binding protein, which translates into the protein MRRKAAQWLPLLALLMVVGAVRGEVPQRVVSVNLCSDQLLLLLADAEQIAAVSYLVQQPQSSLMAATAARFQAHRGRVEEILARQPDLVLAHQYSSPQLLQQLRQLGIRVEIVAAATTIEAIRATIEQVAHWLGTAQRGQRVSRALAQRLSRIVPSNESERVAALFFQPDGYTTGRDTLQHTALELAGWRNVAADLGVEGYAPIALEHLVVAEPSQIFTSRYGSEPLSRAELLLQHPALRRLMAGRQVIDIDYRYWICATPQIAEAIEQLYHIRRERRQ